ATTTGGGGTGCAGCACATGGTTTGGCCAAAGGTTTGACCCACTAGTCTCTAAGGTTCTCGCAATAATGTTGGTAGAGTGTGCCTGACACATGATTGTACACGTAGCATCAGTGCCATGTGTTGTATACCTGGCGGCAGTTGTATTGATTAGGATCTGGGTAGTAGTTGCAAATGTTGCCATGTAGCAAACATTTTTTGTTGTTTAACTGTCTCTGTCCAAAAGACAAAAATAACTACCACAAGCAAAGGGTCATGTTTATTCATGAAAAATTATTGTTGTGTGTGAATAGTTATGTGGATATCCCAAAGAGACTTTTATGCCTCTCTAAGAAGGACACAATGTCCCTTCAAGTTCTATATATCCTGAACATCATAGTCCAGAGAAAATACGCAATTTCCACATCAAGCCATTCATAGCCATGAGTTCTCATCTCTGCTCTCTAGCAATTGTCCttttaagaaggttttaataaGGCATATCAATGTCTACTCCTGGAGATCTTTTCAACACTTAGAGGTGCAAATCTTGGCGTCAAATTACAGACATATGAATTCATTGTATGCTGAAGACAATTGTCATCTCCCTTCTTTTGCACTTGCTATAATATCTAGAAAAAGGGTAGAAAATCTATCTTGAGATATTGCCTAGTCAAAGTCAAGACTTGAACCCATAAATCTAATATTTTCATCaccaatttcttcattttttctatGGTGTACTACTTCACTTTTCCAACAAAAATCATGTTTCTCTGATCATGTATGCATACTTGCAAAGGTGTTCATAATCAAAAAGGCCTTTGTATCCTAATGGAGATCATTGCAAAACCAGGCTGCTTCAAGGATTTCTTTATACGGGGGCAAAATTTATCTCAAAGGTGGCATGATGGTGAATATTGTACAAGTAAAATGATCTTAGTAAGATAGTATTGTTTTAATTTCTTTAATTTAATGTTAAACAAAGGTCCAGCATGTTTGCAATAATTAGAAATTAGAATCCCAGGTGCAATTACATTGCAGTATAGGATATCTTGACAAATAGCAAATGCAGTATAGGGTCTGAAAAAATAACACAACttgggtgaaaaaaaaaaaaatctgcgtACCTCTACAAGCCAATCAATCAGAATCCCACGCATGCTCTGAGTGATATCTCGCTGTAATTTTTCCATGAAATTTGAACAAGGTCTTCGGATGAGCTGAGATAAGACCAGCATTTACCATAAGTGATGAACAAGCATGGCATGGAtagacaaagaaaaagaaaagatatcTTAAGGCAATCTATTTTCCTAGTTGGTGTCTGATGGATGGAACTAAAGTGTGAATAGGAAGAAGTAACTTAGAAACATAAAGTAATGGAAAACCTTCTGATTTTCCTGCCACTGTTTTCTGGATTCCAGTATTAAATGGATTCCACGTGAGGTCATTCCCAGCAGTAAAAAATAAGTGTCTTCTCTGGCCTTGGAAATCAATTTAACATCTTTTCTAGGAGAAATGAATGTCCACAGTTTTTGAGGAAAAGCTAGGAAATGGAAATTGTTTCCAACATTACTTTTTTCTCAAACAGAGGAAAATTGAGTTTTCCATGGAAACCATTTTTATTTCTTGGGTCTTTTCCACATTCACAAACACCCGCTGGTGCATAACAGGAACAAACTTTTTGAACAATAATCTTATCCTTGTTGAAAAAGCATATGGTTTATTTCTCCCAGTAAAACAAGTGATCACTGGGATACTAGTTATAAATTTCTAGGGACAGTATTAATAATTTTGATGAATAGGAGCAATAGACTAGCAGTTCTCCAAATTCCAGaaagaaaatatttgtaatttatCAATTGATACACCCAGATTGGCACTTTGGTGGTCGGCGGGGAAGGAATCGAAGAAGCATAAGAACAGTGTTCTAAATACAAACCTCTACAGCACGTAGATTTGCATAGATATCAGAGGCATAGAGGCTGCACATTTGAGGATTTGTATGATCGGAATCAATGTCTATAAAATCCAAATCCTTTGAATTTCCCAGTTCCTCACAAAGGCTCTCTTCAACTGCAAAGCAAAACAGCATTGCACATTCAGGTCCTCATATCTTAAAAGAAGagggggaaaaaagaaagaaataaaccaGAATTAACCGAAAGATCCCATTCTTTTGAGGAGgccaaaaaaaaactttatttttcCAATAGTGCCTAGGTATTCCTTTTTCCTTCACAATGTCAACTAGAGGCCAAAAAAAATGACTTCCTCCAATAGTTCCTAGGTACTCCTTTTTCCTTCACAATTTCAATTATGTAACTATTTTCTTCAATATGTTCAGTATATTGAGGATGGGCAAACCCATTTAGACATTGATGCAATTCTCAGCAGGAGCTTATCCATTTGGGTCCATGTTACACGGTGATTTCTGTGGTTAAATGGACTGCCATCTCGTTTCTTTTCAACAAAAAATTGGTAGAGAAGGCAAACCTTTCTTTGAAGGGCTTGTGAAACACTGTTTCTCAAGCAGAGGAATCACTGCACCACATGCTATTCTGCTCTCTACATCAATACAGGTCTCCAAACTTTCTTGGGTTAATACATTTTCTTCCAATTGAACTGAAAATGCCATGTCATGTGGCTTCAAAGCATCCATCTTCTGCATTTCTTCAGATTTCTTTTGCTCTGCATCCTCTTGTACTTTTGTATGTTCTACAGCAACAACAGGAACCACCTTGGCATCCTTCTTGCCAGTACCTGCTTTAGGCTTCTTGAAGCCCTTGATCTGAAGACCAGCATTAGCAGAAATCAAATGCAGATTCTTGAGCAACAGAAAGTAGATGCTTCTAAAACGCAAAGTCCTATGTCACCTAGAAAATATCTTCAAAGAAACATTTTAAGAGTTCAGATAATCATGGTGTTATTGATTTAGTTTACTATGAACAGTTAAAGGTTGTCAATTATTTATTGTTTGTTCATGCAATGGCTATATGTTTCATCAATTGAAGTTCTCAAGTTACTTCTTACAAGCAACTAACCATAATGTTTTTTAACACATGAGACATGAGAAAGTTTCCAATAGGCTCTATTAACATTACCTTGAAAATGTTATGATTTACAACCCAAATAAAATCCGATTCAACCCTCCTCTGATTTGCACTACAACCCCGATTTTCACAACACCTACAAGAACTTTGGAACAAAAAAGTAACGGCTAGTAAAGAAATCAGGAAGGCCATTTAACCTGCATTTTTGCTGCACTGATGCATTTCCTATATGAGTTCTCGCAGAATACATTAGTGACATCCTTAAGTACTGCCCTCCTTTTTTGCTGACATGCTACAGTGACAGGAGCAATGTGGTTGTTCTCATTGAGGGCTGCCCTTTTCGAATTTCCACATAGAACCCGCTTTTGGCCATGCTTCGCAGGCGGTGGTTTCAAGGGTAGCATCCCACCAGCTAGATGAGAGGCTGCAGCTCGAGCCCGTGTTATTCGACCAGTAGGCTCTCCATTTCCAGCAAGTAACGTATTTTCCTTTCTCATCGTCTGAGGCCTTGGACAGAGAATGCAAGGCTCTCAAACAAAAGAAAGCTCATCAAAACTGCACTTGCAAGAGAAACAGGATATCAAACAAAGAACTGTGACGGGAAAAGCAAAAGGCAGGAAACATGGATACAAAAACAGAATTCAGAAAATACACCAGTCTGAATGAAATGAGTACATACACGTAGAAGAAGCACAAAGAAAGGAAACAGCACAAGAATTTTATGCACCTAGGTAGTCTATGACATCTCAAAAATTAGAGCTACTCACACATTCCTCAAAGCCAGTGCTAGTCTGAATATTTCAACAAAATTGAGAGAACATTCATTGCAAAATCATCAAACATTTGAAGACAACATAGCATCACTGGATTGTCATTCCtgcatgttttttttcttttcttttttcaaggaCAGGAGTCATGGGATATGACCAATCTTGCAACATACGGATGCATTGCCAGTAACATATCTAAGAACTCAGATGAAATCAATAGCGACAAAACTGCAACAGGCACTAGTCTTGTTGTGAAGGTCTGGTACTATCATCTCTGAGGCATGCTGCAGTAGCTGAAAGAAGCAAGTGCGCGAGTGAAACTTCCATGCATCCTGACAAAGATAACTACCCAAAATTCAATTCTTCTATTGAAAATATCACTCCAAGAAAAgatttatcattcaattttagaAGTGTTTGATGATCAGAATTTATCAAGTGTGATCTAGTTATGATGTAGTTTATGTTTCCATAGGCTTGATGGAGCCAGTCTTGAAGGCATCTGATCCTCTCTTCTTTGCAGTTACTCCATCCTATACAATCTAAATTCTCCACTCTCATATAACCATATCTCTAAAGCAAAATAGAGGCCATATACAGTTGAATAAATTAATTTATTCATAGAAAATAAAAGATCAAAGGAAACAAGATTATGGGCTGATTGGATACAATAATAGTGGGGGTGGAACAAAATCGTACCATTTTTAGTCATACCATGTCCAGGAAGTGCCCTTATATTGGAAATTTTAATAATCTGGAGAAAATTGTCCATAGAAACCACTTTTGGGTGATTGTAGATCTAGTGGAGTTCTGTTTGGTAAGATTCTTGAAATCCAAGGTTGTCCATTCCACATTAATGAACACATAACTCGAAAGGACTACATGCCTCCTTGTCTATGTTGATGGTATTTCTTTCACGGCGAATGATGTCATATATATTGAAGAACTAGAGCAGCATTTGAGCAAGTCTTTGACATTAATGTTCTGGTGATTTCTTGTCTTTGATTAACACTACTTTCATGCCTAAGACAATAAATCAATTTGTGTTTTACAagttcttcctcctcttcttcttcttttatttttttctagtgTAGAAGACTTATCAAGTTGATACTTGGGCAACCATACATTGTACAATCCAATTGGAAAAAATGTATAGTTAGTTCATCATTGCTCTCAAAATAAGAAATGGGCTTCTCCAACTTTTTCATACAATCAAATGAAACAAAATCTTTAGAATAAACTAAAGAGAAGTTATACATCTttcactgatccagaccattcattaatTCCCCTACCTTAAACAATGGATCAAAACCCTACTCTATCaaacaatccattgatctattttATTCGTGACCATCCGTCCATATGTCAACTGCTGGATCATTAGTATTGTGAAAACAGGAGTTCTCTGTATGCTGCAGCAATGACCATCTGCAGCTGAGGCCACCAGATGAACGCCTCTGATCAATCAAGGGGGCCCACTGTAGAGAACACTAAC
This region of Magnolia sinica isolate HGM2019 chromosome 1, MsV1, whole genome shotgun sequence genomic DNA includes:
- the LOC131255224 gene encoding cyclin-A2-1-like, whose amino-acid sequence is MRKENTLLAGNGEPTGRITRARAAASHLAGGMLPLKPPPAKHGQKRVLCGNSKRAALNENNHIAPVTVACQQKRRAVLKDVTNVFCENSYRKCISAAKMQIKGFKKPKAGTGKKDAKVVPVVAVEHTKVQEDAEQKKSEEMQKMDALKPHDMAFSVQLEENVLTQESLETCIDVESRIACGAVIPLLEKQCFTSPSKKVEESLCEELGNSKDLDFIDIDSDHTNPQMCSLYASDIYANLRAVELIRRPCSNFMEKLQRDITQSMRGILIDWLVEVAEEYKLVPDTLYLTVYIIDRFLSHNYIERQRLQLLGITCMLIASKYEEICAPRVEEFCFITDNTYTRGEVVKMESKVLNYLGFQLSTPTIKTFLRRFIRVAQAAYKVPMLALELLANYVAELTLVECEFLKFIPSLIAASAVFLARWTLDQSNHPWNLTLEHYTSYKASDLKDTVLAMQELQMNTKGCPLNAIREKYRQQKFKSVAALSSPKLLQTLF